From Carcharodon carcharias isolate sCarCar2 chromosome 21, sCarCar2.pri, whole genome shotgun sequence:
ctctctctctctgatgtctacctgtctttctgtctctctctctgcctgtctgtctcactctctctctgcctgtctctctctctgtgcctgtgtgtgtgtgtctccctctctctccctctattcctgtcactcactctctctctctgtccatctatcattcacattctgtctctctcctgtttgtctctctctgcctgtctgtctgactctctgctagtcactgtctctctctcaccatctgacCATCTCttactctctttatctctctctctgtttctctttccccgtcggtctgtctctctctgtccgtctatctctgtctgcctgtctctctgtttttctctctctatctgtccgtctctctgtctctgcccgtctgtctctctcagtcctcccctctctctctttggctgtctatgtttgtatctctctccatctgtctctctctgtccgtctctctctctctctgtctgtccctctctttgtctgtcactctttctttgtatgtctgtctgtctctctccctgtctgcctggctccccctgtctgtctgtctgtctttctctgtctctctttgtctatctacgtctttatctctctctccatctgtgtctctctgtccgtctgttggtgtctcactctgtctgtcataCTCTCTCTGTAAGTCTGTctatctctttgtctgtctgtcactctctctctctgtctgccactctctctctctgtctgtctctctctctctctgtctgtctctctctctctgtctgtctgtctctctctctcgctctctgtctgtctctctcttgctctgtctgtctctctctgtctgtctctctgtctgtctgtctctctgtctctgtctgtctgtctctgtctgtctgtctctgtctgtctgctgtctctccctgtctgtctctccctgtctgtctgtctgtcgctcgctctctccctgtttgtctgtcgctctctttacctgtctgcctctgtctctctttctctctatctgtctctctctgtctctgcctgtctgtctggctttccctctctctatgtctctctctctctatctgtctttctgtgtcgctctgtccatctgtctgtacatcattctctctctgtctgtctctctgtgtgtttcactctctctctctatctatctgtctctctctccgtctgtctctctggccatatgtctctctttctctctctgtccgtctgtctctctctctctctttcttactatctgtgtctcactgtctgtgtgtgtctctctctctctgtctctctctctacctgtctctctgtctgtctctctctctctctctgtctttctccctctctctctctgtcttcctctctctctccatctgcatctttcttttctctgtctgtctctctctgtctgcctgtctatgtgggtgtctctctctgtctgtctctctgtgtgtctgtctctccctctctctctgtctgtgtctctctccgtttctctgtctgtgtgtgtccctctctccatctgtctccctgtctccctctgtccatctctctctttctatctgtctgtgtctttctccctgtctgtctccctctctctgtctgcatctttctctgtttctccgtctgtgtgtgtgcctctctctctgtctatttgcctatctgtgtgggtgtgtgtgtctctctctctctctgtctgcatctttctctgtttctctctgtgtgtgtgtgtgtgtgtgtgtgtgtgtgtgtgtgtgtgtgtgtgtgtgtgtgtgtgtctctctctctctgtctatcagcCTAACtatgtgggtgtctctctctctctctctgcctgtgtgtctctctctgtgtttctctgtctgtctgtctctctctctctatccatctgtctctgtctgtctgtctctctccatgcatctctctatctctctcggtctgtctatctcactctgcctgtctgtgtctctgtctgtgtgtctctgtgtgtgtgtgtgtgtgtgtgtgtgtgtgtgtgtgtctctctctccccctctctgtctgtttctctctcttgctctctgtctgtctgtctctgtgtctcctttctgtctgtctcctttctctgtctgtctgtctctctccctttgttcaaatctctccccttctgtctctcttcgtgtctctctctctctgtctgtgtctctttgtctcggtgtgttgctctctcttggcgtgtctctctccctctgtctctctctcaatttgtctctctctccgcctggctgtctgtccctccccctctgcctgtctgtctgtctctctctctctctgtctgtctgtgtctttctctatttctctgtctgtctgtgtctctttgtctctgtgtgttgctctctcttggcatgtctctcttcctctgtctgtctctctctcaatttgtctctctctctgtctgtgtctttctctatttctctgtctgtctgtgtctgtgtgtctctctcgccccctcgtctgtctgtttcctctctctctgtgtctgtctctctctctctttccgtctgtgtttgtgtctctctctctgtgtctttctctctctctctgtgtttctccctcgccgtgtctctctctttcaggcccTCTCGGTGTgtatctctctgtcagtgtgtatctctctgtcggtgtctctccctcttggtgtctctccctctctcttctccatctgtctctccgcTTATTCTGTTTgttgctctctctgtctatgtctttctctctctctctctctctctgtctgtgtctttaTCTTTGTCcgtttgcctgtgtgtgtctctctctcagtttgtctGCCCCTCTGTCGGtccctctctcttgtctctctctctctgtctgtctgtctctctctctgcctctccctcggTGTGTCCCCTCTCTTGgtatccctctgtgtgtgtgtgtgtgtgtgtctgtctttttggagtgctgctttgggttgAATTTGAGTGCTCCACTTggggtttggtgagtgagggaattttaagggttaatttaatTTAAGAGTTAATTTTTATCtacagtctagtctttctttaattaagcaattaactaaaagttgctctttgggtcGGGAGAAAGTGAGTATTTGTCCGGCTTTAAAACAGGGCTCATTCAGGCACTgcttgcagctagttaattagttaactggttttcagaagctagatttagacagcataaaagcaagccatctacTGTGCCACTTTTGTCttcattagagtgcttcagttggagtttggtgagtgagggggctcaCTGATGAGGGAAgaaggtgatcctttcattttctatctttcctcGGTAAGGAGAGCAGAGGTCTTGGTAAGTAGGatttggtgagtatttctacttTCATTAATATTCTCTGAACTAGagaaagtaaaagtaaagggagtaagttaagggtaagtcatggtagGGCAGCTCGGTCACaaggaatgctcctcctgtgcgatgtgggaagTTCAGGACACTTCCAGTGTCTATGGTGACCAGgtatgcaggaagtgtctccagctgcagctacttgaaatccgCGCCTCAGATCTGGAGcggcagctgcagccactgtggagcatccgcagggctgagatctttgtggatagcacgtacgGTGAGGCGGTCACACCACAAGTAAAGAGTGCACAGACGGAAAGGAAAttggtgactgccagacagagtaaaagcactaggcaggtagtgcaggagtcccctaggtccatctccctctccaacagatttcCTGTTTTGGATTctgttgggggagatggtttctcaggggaacgCAGCGAGAATCAAGTCTGTAGCACCACAAATGGCTCAGCTgcactgggggcggggggagcaaaaagaatgGGAGAGCAAAAGTGATAGAGGATTCCatcgtaaggggaacagatagacactTCTACGGCCGCAGGCATGACACCaggggtggtatgttgcctccctggtgccagggtcaaggatgtcactgagtggctacaggacattctgaatggggagggtgaacagctagaggtcatggtccatatcagTACCCACGACATAGataaaaagagggatgaagtcctaCAAGCAGCATAGAGGGAGCCAGGAAATACCTCAAAGGAAGCAATCTCAGGATTacccccagtgccacatgctggtgagatcaggaacaggaaaatAGACCGAATGAAactgtggctgcagagatggtgtaggagggaaaaATTTacattcctgaggcattgggaccaattccgGGGAGGATGAGACCTGTagaagctggacaggttgcaccccagcaggggAGGGGCCAATATTCTtgcaggggtatttgctagtactgtacgggagggtttaaactagagtggcagggggatgggaacctgagtggggatacacaagagagggaaacaaagatagaaatgaaagacagaaaattcaaaagcaaaagtggaaggcagaggaaacaggggggagcagcaaatagggccatagtacaaaaaagatGTGTAAAAAGCCAAGTCGAAAggtactgtatctgaatgcacggagcattcgcaataaggtagacaaattaacagcataaatagatgtaaacgggtacgATATaattgtgattacagagacatggctgcagggtaatCAAGGTTGGGAagtgaatatccaagggtactcggtatttaggatggacagtcaagaaggaaaaggtggtggcattgttagttaaggataaaATCCGTGCAATAGTGAGATATTGGCTTGGacaatctagatgtagaatcaatctggatggagctaagaaagaacaaggggcagaaaacattagtgggagttgtataCAGgcttccaaacagtagtggtaaggtagaggacagaattaaacaggaaattagagatgcatgtaacaagggtgctacagtaatcattggtgactttaatctacataaagactgggtaaaccaaattAGCTATAAtgctgtggtggatgaattcctggagtgtgtacaagatggtttttttaTACCAGTACATCGAGGAACCagctagggaacaggctatcctagatttggctttgtgcaatgagaaggtgttaattaataatcttgttgtgcggggtacTTTAGGGAACAGCGATCATAACATTGGAaaggttggaaagtgaagtagtccgatctgaaatTAGGGTCcgaaatcttaacaaaggaaccTATGAAggaatgaggtgtgagttggctaagatagattggggaaattCATTAAAGGGCATGACAGTGTATTGACAATGGCTAATAATTAAAGAGCAAACTTATGTATTGTAACAGTCatatattcctttctggcgcaaaaacacaatAGGAAAAATGGCCTAACCATGGCTAACAATTgaaattaaggatagcattagaCCCAAAGAGGAATcacataaagttgctagaaaaagtagctaGCCTGCAGATTGGGAgcggtttagaattcagcaaaggaggccaAGAGATCAATTAAGAGGAGAAAAACATAGTATGAGATTAAACTTGCAAGGGATGTAAAagcagattgtaaaagcttctataagtaagtaagaagaaaaatattagtgaagacaaatgtaggtcccttacagtctgaaacaggagaatttataatagagaacaatgaaatggcagagcaattaaacaactactttaaatctgtcctcatggaggaagacacaaataacttcccagaaataccagggaaccaaaggtctagagagaaggaggaattgaaggaaattagtattactaaaaaaaagtgctggagaaattaatgggactgaaagctgataaatccccagggcctgataaactacatcccagggtatgaatggaggtggccatggaaactGAGGATGCGCTGattatcatcttccaaaattatgcagattctggaacagtctcggcaaattggagggtggcaaatgtaaccccactatttaaaaaaaaaaaggagggaggggaaaagcagcaaattacagactggttagcctaaactcagtggtggggaaaatgcTACTTGCAGAATAGGTgagggaggatcagcagatgtggtgtatttggattttcagaaagcttttgataaagtcccacatgagGTTAGTGTGTTtggctagttacgtcctcaaaactccagtaggtttgtcaaacatgatttccctttcataaattcatgctgactttgtctaatcccgttgatattttctaagttccTATTATCACAACCTTTATAACAaactagcattttctctactactgatgttaggctagctcatctgtaattcgctgttttctccctccctccttttctaaatagtgaggttacatttgccaccctccagtctgctgggactgttccaggatctacagaattttggaagattacaactaatgcatccactatttccatggccacttcctttagtaccctgggatgtagattatcgggcctTGGGGATTTACCAGTTTTCAgactcattaatttctccagcactattgttttacttacagtaatttccttcaattcctccttctcactagaacCTCAGTTCTCTAGTGTTTCTGGGAAGttgtttgtgtcttcctctgtgaagacagaactaaagtagttattGAATTGCTCTGTCATTTCTTTGTTTTCTATCATAAATTCTCCCCTTTcaaactgtaagggacctacatttgtcttcactaatctttttctttttatacacttctagaagcttttacagtctgcttttatgttctttgcaagtttaccctcatactctatttttcccctcttaatcactCTCTTGGtccacctttgctgaattctaagctgctcccaatcctcaagcttgctattttttctagcaactttatatgactcctctttgggtctaatgctatccttaatttcaattgttagccatggttgggccacttttcctgttgtgtttttgtgccagaaaggaatgtatgaCTGTTGCAATACTTACATTCATGCCTTAAATAGTaaccattgtctatccacctttTAATGAAGTCCCTCAATCTATCTTCGCCAATTCACACTttataccttcgtagtttcctgtgttaagatttaggaccctagtttcagatcagactgcttcactttccatcctaatggagAATTCTATCATTGTTTGTCACTctgcctgtatctctctctctctgtctctatcacactcttgcGCTCTGGCTGTCTCTATTGCTCTCTCGCTGCGTCTCAAAAAATTGAGATCTTCTAAGAATTggaacgtgtgtctgtgtgtctgcgtgtgtccgtctgtctgcgtgtgtgtgcctgtctgtctgcatgtgtgtgcctggctgtctgtctgcgtgtgcctgtctgtctgcgtgtgtctgtttgtttttgtgtgtgtgtctgtctgtctgcgtgtgtctgtctgtctgcatgtgtctgtgtgtgcctgcctgtctgtctgcgtgtctgtTTGTTTTCGTGTGTCTGTTTGTTTTCGTATGTCTGTCTGTTTGTTttcgtgtgtctgtctgtctgcgtgcgtgtgtctgtctgtctgtctgtgtgcgtgtgtctgtctgtctgcctgcgtgtgtctgtctgcctgcgtgtgtctgtacgtctgcgtgtgtctgtacgtctgcgtgtgtctgtatgtctgcgtgtgtctgtatgtctgcgtgtctctgtatgtgtctgtctgtctgcgtgtgactgtctgtctgcgtgtgtctgtctgtctgcgtgtgtctgtctgtctgcgtgtgtctgtctatctgcacATATTCTTTCTTTGGCTCAAGACAGCCTTGTGATTGGCTCTTTATTGTTCACTGAATAGATAGTAAACAATACATTTGGATATGGAAAAGTCATCCAAAgggaaaagaaatttaaaaagccTTTGTCGTGACCAAAcgaggaggctgaatagaggtGAGTCAGTTCACTGCTCCTCAGCTGGTCGGAACAgaatgacacaaaatttggaagtattgtgaactgagaGGAGGATAATGACAGCTTTCTAGGGGCCATGgacagactggtggaatgggtggacatgaAACATGTTAAATTTAATGCtgagaaatgtgaaatgaaaCTCCTTCCTAGGTAGAATAAGGaggggcaatataaactaaaagtACAATTAGGctgtgggtgcaggaacagagaggccTGTGGGTATATGTGTACAAATTGGTGAAGCTGGCTTGACAGGTTCAGAAAGTGGTTTAAAGAAGTCCTTTGGGagcctgggctttataaatagagacataaagtacaaaagcaaggaagttatggtgaacttttatgaaacactggtttggcctcagctggagtattgcgtccagtccTGGACATcacacttttggaaggatgtgaaagcattagacagggtccagaaaagatttacaaaaatAGTTCgatggatgagggacttcagttacgtggatagattggggaAGATGTGAGTTGTTCTTTTTAGGATagggaaggatgagaggagatttaattgaggtgtccAAAATCATCAGGGGCCTAGGcagaatagatagagagaaactgttccctgtgGGATGCAAAGGTTGAGAGCAAAAGCACACCAATATAAGATgagtggcaaaagaagcagagacgacattaggaaaacctttttctgcagtgagtggttagggtctggaatgcactgcctgagattattcaatcatggctttcaaaagagaagtgGACCGCAAGCTGAAGAGAAAAATCGCAGGGCTTTAGGGGGAAACGGCAGGGGAGCTGGACTACCTGAAATGATCTTGTAGCAAACCAGCATGGAGATGacgggacaaatggcctccttctgtgtttaaCTATTATATGGTCATCTGCCCAATATCACCTTAGCTGGTTTGGTATCAAGCTTTATTTGATATTCTGTGCAATGACAAGCCTTGGGATGTTCTACCTTGTTGAAAGAGCTCGACATTAATACAAGTGATTGCTGctagaatttcatgagctatgCAGACTGAATGTCATCCCATATCCCTGAGGTGGAAGGACGGCACACAAAACAACTGGATAGACCACTGTCCCTTCTTGATCTAAACATAGTTCTGCAGTAAACTGTCATACCTGCTTGCCTACAGTCCAACAAGCATCTGCTATGATATTCAAAGCACCGGCACCCTGACCATGCATGGGTGCATGGAGTTAATCAAAAAAGCAAAGTGGACAGAGGGAAATAGAGAACGGAGGACCATCACCTGTACAAACCCAGGAGTCGCAGCTTCTTCGCCAGGCTGTAGTATTGGTTGTGCGGTGGGTACCAGTCATATACCTCCTTCCCCAGTGCCAGTGGTTGCTCGCTGAACAGCTTTATCACCTTCCTTGAGCGGTCATCAGTGGGTCGAGCGAcgtcctgaaagatctgtgcacTAAGACGCATCATGCGACGTGCATAATTTGACAGAGTTGACATGACAGCTTCACAAGTACTGCAGCAGTCAGAGCCTGCAGGAAAAACACCAGCACAACATTGCAGTGAGACCACCAGtacagtgccccagtgttatacagtgagagctgtccccaccagtactgtatcccagtgttacacagtgacagacccttccccaccagtactgtaccccagtgttgtacagtaacagacccgtccgcaCCGGTacagtaccacagtgttatacagtgacagacctgtccccaccaggactgtaccacagtgttatacagtgacagacccgtccgcaccagtacagtaccccagtgttatacagtgacagacccgtacgcaccagtacagtaccacagtgttatacagtgacagacccatccccagcagtactgtaccccagtgttatacaatgacagacccgtcccaagcagtactgtaccgcagtgttaaacagtgacagacctgtccacaccagtactgtaccccagtgttatacagtgacagacctgtctccagcagTACTACACggcagtgttatactgtgacagccctgtccccaacgatactgtaccccagtgttaaacagtgacagacctgtccccacgggCACTGTACCCAGTGTAATATTGTGACAGCCCTGTGTCCACCgataccgtaccccagtgttatacagtgacaaacctttccccaccagtactgtaccccagtgttatacagtgacagacctgtctccagcagTACGACACGCCAGTATTATACtgtgacagccctgtccccaccgatactgtaccccagtgttaaacagtgacagacctgtccccacgggCACTGTAcgcagtgttatactgtgacagcaCTGTGTCCACCgataccgtaccccagtgttatacagtgacaaacctgtccccaccagtactgtaccccagtgttatacagtaacagacccgtccgcaccagtacagtaccacagtgttatacagtgacagacccgtccccagcagtactgtaccccagtgttatacaatgacagacacgacccaatcagtactgtaccccagtgttaaacagtgacagacctgtccccactagtactgtaccccagtgttatacagtgacagacctgtctccagcagTACTACACGCCAGTATTATACtgtgacagccctgtccccaccgat
This genomic window contains:
- the mrps33 gene encoding 28S ribosomal protein S33, mitochondrial, which gives rise to MSTLSNYARRMMRLSAQIFQDVARPTDDRSRKVIKLFSEQPLALGKEVYDWYPPHNQYYSLAKKLRLLGLYRDEHEDFKEEMRRLRKLRGKGKPKKGEGKRALKK